One stretch of Candidatus Buchananbacteria bacterium CG10_big_fil_rev_8_21_14_0_10_42_9 DNA includes these proteins:
- a CDS encoding transporter, translated as MLGKRYGAVFPITAMATLIVIANIVASKIVTFGPLTVSAGVIAFSTTFFITDILSEVWGKRTAQKAVWVGFFANLILVLTIFIAIKWPAADFSLEYAEKFSEVLGPAPRIVLASMIAYLISQNHDVWAFHFWKKVTRDKFLWLRNNFSTVISQLLDIVIFTTIAFYGVFETHELIGIITGEYIVKVIIALIDTPFIYLVVQIVKKITPRQKVVEQKI; from the coding sequence ATGTTAGGTAAGCGTTATGGCGCGGTTTTTCCAATTACTGCGATGGCAACTTTAATTGTGATAGCAAACATAGTCGCTTCAAAAATTGTAACTTTTGGGCCACTCACCGTATCGGCTGGAGTGATTGCCTTTTCAACTACTTTTTTTATCACTGATATATTATCGGAAGTTTGGGGCAAACGAACCGCTCAAAAAGCAGTATGGGTTGGCTTTTTTGCAAACCTGATTTTAGTTCTGACCATCTTTATTGCAATCAAGTGGCCCGCGGCCGATTTCTCTTTGGAGTACGCAGAAAAGTTTAGCGAAGTTTTGGGGCCCGCACCGCGCATTGTGTTAGCTTCAATGATCGCTTATTTGATTTCGCAAAATCACGACGTGTGGGCATTTCATTTTTGGAAAAAAGTAACTCGCGATAAATTTTTGTGGCTGCGAAATAATTTTTCAACCGTTATTAGTCAACTGCTAGACATTGTTATTTTTACTACCATTGCTTTTTACGGAGTTTTTGAAACCCATGAATTAATCGGCATCATTACCGGTGAATACATCGTTAAAGTCATAATTGCATTAATTGACACGCCGTTTATTTATTTAGTAGTGCAAATTGTAAAAAAAATTACCCCGCGCCAAAAAGTTGTGGAACAAAAAATTTAA
- a CDS encoding ribonucleotide-diphosphate reductase subunit beta yields the protein MPIKRTSEKVDINKRRVINGADADVIQLFPMKHTWAWDAYNAGNANHWLPTEINMQKDVEQWRSNSVLSDDEREALEVVLGFFATADSLAANNVVLATYKHITSPECRMYLLRQGYEEAIHTHAYQYMVESLALDESRIFNMYREIDSIYNKDEFVLSFNEGIFNPNFKTGTFENDQKFLENMVVFALIMEGIFFYSSFAVMFGFQRQGKLVGCAEQIQYIMRDESQHLNFGINIINAIKEEQPELWTPEFQAHAIDLIKQGVELECEFASSVFPKGIFGMNAESFRKYIQFIADRRLQRIGLAPQYNNENPFPWMSEAIDISKEKNFFETRVIEYQTGGSLEWD from the coding sequence ATGCCAATTAAAAGAACGTCTGAAAAAGTTGATATCAATAAACGCCGCGTCATTAACGGTGCCGACGCCGATGTAATTCAACTATTCCCGATGAAACATACCTGGGCTTGGGACGCTTATAACGCCGGCAATGCTAATCATTGGTTGCCAACTGAAATTAATATGCAAAAAGATGTGGAGCAGTGGCGTTCTAATTCGGTTTTATCTGACGACGAGCGTGAAGCTTTGGAAGTTGTGCTTGGATTTTTTGCGACTGCTGATTCGTTAGCGGCAAATAATGTTGTGTTAGCAACCTACAAACATATTACCTCGCCCGAGTGCCGCATGTATTTATTGCGCCAAGGTTACGAGGAAGCTATTCACACGCACGCGTACCAATACATGGTTGAATCATTAGCGCTAGATGAAAGCCGGATTTTTAACATGTATCGCGAAATTGATTCAATTTATAACAAAGATGAATTTGTTTTAAGTTTTAATGAGGGTATTTTTAATCCGAATTTTAAAACCGGAACCTTTGAGAATGACCAGAAGTTTTTGGAAAACATGGTGGTGTTTGCGTTGATTATGGAAGGCATTTTCTTTTACAGTTCGTTTGCCGTTATGTTTGGTTTTCAACGGCAAGGTAAGCTGGTTGGCTGTGCCGAACAAATTCAATATATTATGCGCGACGAATCACAGCACTTGAATTTCGGCATTAACATTATCAATGCCATTAAAGAAGAGCAGCCGGAATTGTGGACGCCGGAATTTCAAGCGCACGCGATTGACTTAATAAAGCAAGGCGTGGAACTAGAATGTGAGTTTGCCTCAAGTGTTTTTCCAAAAGGTATTTTTGGCATGAACGCGGAAAGTTTTAGAAAGTACATTCAATTTATAGCTGATCGCCGTTTACAACGCATTGGCTTAGCGCCCCAATATAATAATGAAAATCCGTTTCCTTGGATGAGTGAAGCGATTGATATTTCTAAAGAAAAGAATTTCTTTGAGACGCGCGTGATTGAATACCAAACTGGTGGCTCCCTGGAGTGGGACTAA
- a CDS encoding AcrB/AcrD/AcrF family protein, giving the protein LIIFILVLQFDSFKQPLVIMLSLPLAMIGVVVGLLLLGLPFGFATFLGIVSLAGIVVNDAIVLIDRINTNINKRHMRLEVAIAEAGQARLQPILLTTITTIIGVTPLAFTDEFWRGLSVAVGFGIAFATILTLFVIPIWYYWLERKRIRKAQAELKNRQPNIIT; this is encoded by the coding sequence TTAATTATATTTATTTTGGTTTTGCAATTTGATTCTTTTAAACAACCGTTAGTTATTATGTTGTCGTTGCCGCTAGCCATGATTGGTGTGGTAGTAGGGTTGTTATTGCTTGGGTTGCCATTTGGTTTTGCCACTTTTTTAGGCATTGTTAGTTTGGCCGGAATTGTGGTTAACGACGCAATCGTTTTAATTGATAGAATTAATACAAATATTAACAAGCGGCACATGAGGCTCGAGGTGGCAATTGCTGAAGCTGGCCAGGCACGGTTGCAACCGATTTTACTTACTACAATAACTACTATTATCGGTGTAACACCACTGGCGTTCACGGATGAATTTTGGCGCGGGCTATCTGTGGCGGTTGGTTTCGGGATTGCCTTTGCTACTATCTTAACTTTATTTGTTATCCCGATTTGGTATTACTGGCTTGAACGCAAACGGATTCGTAAAGCTCAAGCTGAGCTTAAAAACCGCCAACCAAATATAATAACTTAA
- a CDS encoding ribonucleoside-diphosphate reductase subunit alpha yields MPITKIKKRNGTIVDFDRSRIESAIAKAFNAASVKVEDWVIPSITEDVISVLEIYFKERTASVEDTQDIVEKMLIQRDYFDVARSYIVYREEHKKIRQQEEAELLERVAKSDLSVTKRNGEVVPFNIKEIEDFVAACAKGLDAKIDIHKIVDEVKTSLYDGIKTSEINQALAMVVRAKIEKDPIYSFLAARILFNDVYRSVLGVYEVDKSFNERYHNQFAAQLKKSVDAGRLDPRILTYDLDKISKLLKPERDHLFHYLGAETLHGRYFLRDNKQALLETPQYFWMRIAMGLALNEKDKDKWAAKFYEMLSTLRYVASTPTLFHSGTTYAQMSSCYLTTVEDDLTHIFKSIADNAELSKWSGGLGNDWTNIRGTGSLIKSTNVHSQGVIPFLNIADATTAAINRSGKRRGATCVYLETWHYDIEDFLELRKNTGDERRRTHDTNTANWIPDLFMKRMLNNEDWTLFSPDETPDLHHIYGKEFEARYSEYEKMADEGKIALFKRIPAQDLWKKMITMLFSTGHPWMTWKDACNVRSPQDHVGVVHSSNLCTEITLNTSADETAVCNLGSVNLARHVTDRGLDKDKVEETVTIAMRMLDNVVDLNYYPTKEARNANMRHRPVGLGIMGLQNAFYIMGINFDSDEAVRFSDETQEFISYYAILSSSKLAKEKGAYSTFKGSKWDRGIFPIDSLALLETERGEATGISLDGKLDWQPVRKHVKEHGMRNSNTMAIAPTATIANISGCFPTIEPIYKNIYVKSNQSGEFTVVNEYLINDLKKLNLWNDDMLEQLKYNDGNLEDIPGIPQELKDKYKEVFQINSHWIIQHAAHRAKWIDQSQSVNLFTRTTSGREISEIYIEAWRRGLKTTYYLRTLAASQVEKSTSKAEVGVTHLRKKAEKKVAQPVTAQAISADNQVQGSVASSAAVAPDPLPASNPSPVEINSSAASSPDAPTSSSSQPKAEPKLCKIEDPDCEACQ; encoded by the coding sequence ATGCCGATAACAAAAATTAAAAAACGTAATGGCACGATCGTCGATTTTGACCGGTCGCGTATTGAAAGCGCTATCGCTAAAGCCTTTAATGCGGCTAGTGTCAAAGTTGAAGACTGGGTTATTCCCTCAATCACTGAAGATGTAATTTCAGTTCTAGAAATTTATTTCAAAGAACGCACCGCAAGCGTAGAAGACACCCAAGACATTGTTGAAAAGATGTTAATTCAACGCGATTACTTTGACGTGGCTCGTTCTTACATTGTTTATCGAGAAGAACACAAAAAAATACGTCAACAAGAAGAAGCTGAGCTGTTGGAACGAGTGGCTAAAAGCGATTTAAGCGTCACAAAGCGTAATGGAGAGGTGGTGCCGTTCAACATTAAAGAAATCGAAGATTTTGTGGCGGCTTGCGCGAAAGGTTTAGACGCAAAAATTGATATTCACAAAATTGTTGATGAAGTTAAAACCAGTTTGTATGACGGAATTAAAACTTCGGAAATTAATCAGGCGTTGGCGATGGTGGTACGGGCAAAAATTGAAAAAGATCCAATTTATTCATTTTTGGCCGCGCGCATTTTATTTAACGATGTTTACCGCAGCGTTTTAGGCGTGTATGAAGTAGATAAAAGTTTTAATGAGCGTTACCATAATCAGTTTGCCGCCCAATTAAAAAAATCGGTCGATGCCGGCCGGCTTGATCCGCGCATATTAACTTACGACTTGGATAAAATTTCCAAATTATTAAAACCAGAACGCGATCATCTTTTCCATTATCTTGGCGCCGAAACATTACATGGCCGTTATTTCCTGCGCGACAATAAACAAGCGCTTTTAGAAACCCCACAATATTTTTGGATGCGTATCGCTATGGGCTTAGCTTTGAACGAAAAAGATAAAGATAAGTGGGCGGCTAAATTTTACGAAATGTTATCCACCTTGCGTTATGTCGCGTCAACTCCAACCCTGTTTCATTCAGGCACTACGTACGCACAGATGAGTTCATGTTACTTAACCACGGTAGAAGATGATTTAACGCATATTTTTAAATCCATTGCCGATAACGCTGAGCTTTCAAAATGGTCTGGGGGATTGGGTAACGATTGGACTAACATCCGTGGCACTGGCTCGCTTATCAAAAGCACTAATGTTCATTCTCAGGGTGTGATTCCGTTTTTAAATATAGCCGATGCTACCACTGCCGCAATTAACCGCAGCGGGAAAAGGCGAGGGGCTACTTGCGTATACTTAGAAACTTGGCATTATGACATTGAAGACTTCTTAGAGCTTCGTAAAAATACTGGAGATGAACGCCGTCGCACTCATGATACCAATACCGCTAACTGGATTCCGGATTTATTTATGAAACGTATGTTAAATAATGAAGATTGGACCTTATTTTCTCCGGACGAAACACCTGATTTACACCATATTTATGGCAAAGAGTTTGAAGCGCGCTACAGTGAATACGAAAAAATGGCCGATGAAGGTAAAATTGCCTTATTTAAGCGAATTCCAGCCCAAGATCTTTGGAAAAAGATGATTACCATGCTTTTTTCGACCGGCCATCCGTGGATGACGTGGAAAGACGCGTGTAATGTGCGTTCACCGCAAGACCATGTTGGCGTGGTCCATAGTTCAAATTTGTGTACCGAGATTACTTTAAACACTTCAGCTGACGAAACAGCAGTGTGCAATTTAGGTTCAGTTAATTTAGCCCGACATGTTACTGATAGAGGCTTGGATAAAGACAAAGTGGAAGAAACCGTAACTATAGCCATGCGCATGTTGGATAATGTGGTGGACTTAAATTACTATCCAACCAAAGAAGCACGTAATGCTAACATGCGCCACCGCCCAGTTGGGCTTGGCATAATGGGTTTGCAAAATGCTTTTTATATTATGGGCATTAATTTTGATAGTGATGAAGCGGTTCGATTCTCTGACGAAACCCAAGAATTTATTTCCTACTACGCGATTTTGTCTTCGTCTAAGTTGGCCAAAGAAAAAGGCGCTTACAGTACTTTTAAAGGATCAAAATGGGATAGAGGCATTTTCCCGATTGATAGCTTAGCGTTGCTAGAGACCGAACGCGGTGAAGCGACTGGTATTTCACTTGACGGCAAGTTAGATTGGCAACCAGTGCGCAAACACGTTAAAGAACATGGCATGCGAAATTCTAACACTATGGCAATTGCCCCAACGGCGACAATTGCCAATATTTCCGGATGTTTCCCCACGATTGAACCGATTTATAAAAATATTTACGTTAAATCCAACCAAAGCGGGGAGTTTACGGTTGTTAATGAATACTTGATTAATGATTTGAAAAAGTTGAATTTATGGAATGATGACATGTTGGAGCAGTTAAAATATAATGACGGCAACTTAGAAGACATCCCCGGTATTCCGCAAGAATTGAAAGATAAGTATAAAGAAGTTTTTCAAATCAATTCACATTGGATTATCCAACACGCTGCTCATCGAGCTAAGTGGATTGACCAAAGCCAGTCAGTGAATTTGTTCACGCGCACAACTTCAGGCCGAGAAATTTCAGAGATATATATTGAAGCTTGGCGGCGGGGCTTAAAGACAACTTACTATTTGCGCACCCTAGCGGCTTCGCAGGTAGAGAAATCAACGTCTAAGGCCGAAGTCGGTGTTACCCATTTGCGTAAAAAAGCGGAGAAGAAAGTGGCGCAACCGGTAACGGCGCAAGCGATTAGCGCAGACAATCAAGTTCAAGGTTCGGTTGCCTCAAGTGCGGCAGTTGCGCCAGATCCATTACCGGCATCTAATCCATCGCCGGTTGAAATTAACTCTTCGGCAGCAAGCAGCCCCGATGCGCCAACCTCTTCATCTAGCCAGCCTAAAGCCGAGCCAAAGCTTTGTAAAATTGAAGATCCGGATTGCGAAGCTTGCCAGTAG